One genomic segment of Brachionichthys hirsutus isolate HB-005 chromosome 13, CSIRO-AGI_Bhir_v1, whole genome shotgun sequence includes these proteins:
- the LOC137903467 gene encoding LOW QUALITY PROTEIN: zinc finger protein 791-like (The sequence of the model RefSeq protein was modified relative to this genomic sequence to represent the inferred CDS: deleted 2 bases in 1 codon) — LGKTDHQQRLLYITWTPEMKLHRLNCPQQHVCKEEEEEVPADQRLCKEEEEVPADQQLCKEEMNSSMDKEDPEPPHVKEEQEEIPTSQEREWLGLKQETETFMLSPTCEETEHSKDQTLFLKSEEDAASEESGVLMPVIGSVVGAADIDQLLFSNGCHASTSHDKRSETCEEDVEFEPTLQSHSRTNRKGRPHVCTTCSKVFTTNSACKEHMRIHTGEKPYKCQTCEKHFRQRSRLTVHMRTHTLEKPYSCETCGKHYRQSSQLTVHTRTHTGEKPYRCKTCGKHFILSDGLTRHMRTHTDEKPYRCKTCGKNFRSSWQLAVHMRSHRDEKPYMCKICGKYFRHSGYLTVHLTTHNEEKPYKCETCGKHFRNSRQLTVHMKIHTGEKPYRCKTCGKQFRQSSQLTVHMRTHTDEKPYWCKICGNHFRNSSQFTVHVRTHTGEKPYRCETCGKHFRRTGCLTVHMRTHTDEKPYRCEACGKLFRNRSHLTIHVRTHTDEKPYSCRACEKHFRNSSQLKVHVRTHTNEKPYSCRTCGKRFKQSSHLKVHMRIHTDEKPYECKTCGKHVRDSSQLTVHMKTHTVEKPYRCKTCGKHFRHSGHLTLHMRTHTGEKKPYSGETCGKHFRQHSTLTGHMRTYPEALN; from the exons CTGGGAAAAACTGACCATCAGCAAAGACTGCTATATATCACCTGGACACCCGAAATGAAATTACACAGACTAA attgtccacagcaacatgtctgtaaggaggaggaggaggaggttcctgctgatcagcggctctgtaaggaggaggaggaggttcctgctgatcagcagctctgtaaggaggagatgaactccagtatggacaaagaggacccagagcctccacatgtgaaagaggagcaggaagaaatccccaccagtcaggagagagagtggcttggactgaagcaggagacggaAACCTTCATGCTGAGTCCTACTTGTGAAGAAACAGagcacagcaaagatcagactctgttcctgaaatctgaggaagatgcagcatcggaagagtctggagttctcatgccagttattggctctgtggtaggagcagcagacattgaccagctgctgttctctaacggCTGTCATGCATCTACTAGCCATGATAAGAGAAGTGAGACATGTGAAGAGGATGTTGAGTTTGAGCCCACACTTCAATCCCACAGCAGAACGAACAGAAAAGGGAGACCACATGTTTGCACGACATGTAGCAAAGTTTTTACAACAAATTCAGCCTGTAAAGAACACATGAGaattcacacaggtgagaaaccttacaaatgtcaaacatgtgagaaacatttcagacagaggaGTCggttgacagtccacatgagaacccacacgttagagaagccttacagttgtgaaacatgtgggaaacattatagacAGAGTAGTCAATTGACAGTCCAcacgagaacccacacaggtgagaagccttacaggtgtaaaacatgtgggaaacattttatactAAGTGATGggttgacacgccacatgagaacgcacacagatgagaagccttacag gtgtaaaacatgtgggaaaaaTTTCAGAAGCAGTTGGCagttggcagtccacatgagaagccacagagatgagaagccttacatgtGCAAAATATGTGGGAAatatttcagacatagtggttATCTGACAGTCCACTTAACAACCCACAATGAGGAGAAGCCTTacaagtgtgaaacatgtgggaaacatttcagaaacaGTCGTCagttgacagtccacatgaaaatccacacaggtgaaaagccttacaggtgtaaaacatgtgggaaacagtTCAGACAGAGTAGTCAGttaacagtccacatgagaacccacacagatgagaagccttactgGTGTAAAATATGTGGGAACCATTTCAGAAACAGTAGTCAGTttacagtccacgtgagaacccacacaggtgagaagccttacaggtgtgaaacatgtgggaaacattttagacggaCTGGCTgtttgacagtccacatgagaacccacacagatgagaagccttacagatgtgaagcatgtgggaaactttttagaaaccGTAGTCATTTGACGATCCACGTGAGAActcacacagatgagaagccttacagttgtagaGCATGtgagaaacatttcagaaacaGTAGTCAGTTAAAAGTCCATGTGCGAACCCACACAAATGAGAAGCCGTACAGTTGTagaacatgtgggaaacgtttcaaaCAGTCTAGTcatttgaaagtccac ATGAGAATTCACACAGATGAGAAACCTTACgagtgtaaaacatgtgggaaacatgtGAGAGACAGTAGCCagttgacagtccacatgaaaacccacacagTTGAGAAACCTTATAGGTGTAAAActtgtgggaaacatttcagacatagtggtcaTCTGACAttacacatgagaacccacacaggtgag aagAAACCTTACAGtggtgaaacatgtgggaaacatttcagacagcatAGTACtttgacaggccacatgagaacctacccAGAAGCTTTAAATTAG